The genomic stretch GCTAACGCTTTTGCGACCACGTTTAGGTTTTCTAATGAACCAAATAACCCGTGCATCACCACTACGCAAGGGTTGTTTGGATAGCCGCTTTGTTGAAAATTTAACATCATGTGCCCTCCAAAATTGGCGCTAATTGTGACATTGCTAGGTAAAAATGCAAAGCCGTAGAGTAATAAGTTAATTTTGGATATACTTAGGCTAATTAGATAAGTTGCTCCTAATTAGCACAGATGACAGGAAACGCATGAAAAAAATAGAAATAGATGACGAGCTTTATCAATACATTGCAAGCAACACCCAGAGCATCGGTGAGAGTGCTTCGGAGATATTGCGTCGTTTATTAAAACTGACTCCTGGCGTTAGCAAAGCACCTGAGCCTGTTAAGCCGGACACTGCAGCAAGTACGAGTAGCGAAAATAACACTGCAAAAGAAAAGCCCAAAGCGACTCCTGAGCCAAGCAAACCCGCTGCTAATGTATTTAATATTCTCAACAAAGAAGAATTAGCAATGCAAAAAGGAGTGGTTGGTCGCTTCTTATTTATTTTGGCCGCCTTCCACCGTACGCACAAAGAAGATTTTAGTAATGTTTTAGACATTAAAGGTCGTGACCGCATATACTTTGCAACGAGCAAAGAAGCCTTATTGGAGAGCGGTAGCAGTATGAACCCAAAAAACATCGTCGACAGCGAATACTGGGTGATGACCAACTCCAATACTACGCGCAAAAAAATGATGCTTCATGAGGTAGCTAAGGTGTTAGGTTATACCGATGAAGCGGCTGAAAAAATCCGAGACTACCTATAAGGAAATCTTATGGCAATCCACCCGCAAGCTGGCAAACAGGCAGACCGTGCACTGTTGGTTAATGTACCAAAGTTAGTTTCATCTTATTACCTGAATGAACCCGATCTAGAAGAACACCCAGAGCATTGTGTTGCCTTTGGCACCAGTGGACACCGCGGTTGCTCGTTACATTTTAAGTTTAATGAATCGCACATTTTGGCCATCACTCAAGCCATTTGTGATTACCGCA from Pseudoalteromonas sp. UG3-2 encodes the following:
- the seqA gene encoding replication initiation negative regulator SeqA gives rise to the protein MKKIEIDDELYQYIASNTQSIGESASEILRRLLKLTPGVSKAPEPVKPDTAASTSSENNTAKEKPKATPEPSKPAANVFNILNKEELAMQKGVVGRFLFILAAFHRTHKEDFSNVLDIKGRDRIYFATSKEALLESGSSMNPKNIVDSEYWVMTNSNTTRKKMMLHEVAKVLGYTDEAAEKIRDYL